From the genome of Rathayibacter sp. VKM Ac-2759, one region includes:
- the purH gene encoding bifunctional phosphoribosylaminoimidazolecarboxamide formyltransferase/IMP cyclohydrolase — MSITAHDPSSYDDRDVVPVRRALISVSDKTGLLELASALAGSGVELVSTGSTAATIREAGFDVTDVSAVTGFPESLDGRVKTLHPAVHAGILADLRLASHREQLEQLDIAAFELVVVNLYPFRETVAGGADAATVVENIDIGGPALVRASAKNHANVAVVVDPADYSGVITALGAGGTTLAARRTLAARAFAHTASYDSAVAAWFAGQEADAGFPGAVEIRGTLQQVLRYGENSHQKAALYVSPDGTGIAQATQLHGKEMSYNNYVDADAAVRAAYDFVLPAVAIIKHANPCGIAIAGSKAIDPIASAHRRAHECDPVSAFGGVIAANRPVTLAMAETVKEIFTEVLVAPSFEPEALEVLKTKKNLRLLQLPDYYAPVETEFKQISGGVLLQEPDRFTGGPGEVSSGWTLVAGEAADADTLLDLEFAWKACRAVKSNAILLAKGGASVGVGMGQVNRVDSCHLAVTRAGDRAPGSVAASDAFFPFADGLEVLLAAGVKAVVQPGGSVRDAEVIEAAKRAGITMYTTGERHFFH, encoded by the coding sequence ATGAGCATCACCGCACACGACCCCAGCAGCTACGACGACCGCGACGTCGTCCCCGTCCGCCGCGCCCTGATCTCGGTCAGCGACAAGACCGGGCTCCTCGAGCTCGCGTCGGCGCTCGCCGGCTCCGGCGTCGAGCTGGTCTCGACCGGATCGACCGCCGCGACCATCCGCGAGGCGGGCTTCGACGTCACCGACGTCTCGGCCGTCACCGGGTTCCCGGAGTCGCTCGACGGCCGCGTGAAGACGCTGCACCCTGCCGTGCACGCGGGCATCCTCGCCGACCTGCGCCTCGCTTCGCACCGCGAGCAGCTCGAGCAGCTCGACATCGCTGCCTTCGAGCTGGTCGTCGTCAACCTGTACCCGTTCCGCGAGACCGTCGCGGGCGGCGCCGACGCGGCGACCGTGGTCGAGAACATCGACATCGGCGGGCCGGCCCTCGTGCGCGCCTCGGCCAAGAACCACGCGAACGTGGCGGTCGTGGTCGACCCGGCCGACTACTCCGGTGTCATCACCGCCCTCGGCGCGGGGGGCACCACCCTCGCCGCCCGGCGCACCCTCGCCGCCCGCGCCTTCGCGCACACCGCGTCCTACGACTCCGCCGTCGCCGCGTGGTTCGCCGGCCAGGAGGCGGACGCCGGGTTCCCGGGCGCCGTCGAGATCCGCGGCACCCTGCAGCAGGTCCTCCGCTACGGCGAGAACTCGCACCAGAAGGCAGCGCTCTACGTCTCGCCCGACGGCACGGGCATCGCCCAGGCCACGCAGCTGCACGGCAAGGAGATGTCGTACAACAACTACGTCGACGCCGACGCCGCCGTGCGCGCGGCCTACGACTTCGTCCTGCCCGCTGTCGCGATCATCAAGCACGCCAACCCGTGCGGCATCGCGATCGCCGGCAGCAAGGCGATCGACCCCATCGCCTCCGCCCACCGCCGCGCCCACGAGTGCGACCCGGTGTCGGCCTTCGGAGGCGTCATCGCCGCCAACCGCCCCGTCACCCTGGCGATGGCCGAGACGGTCAAGGAGATCTTCACCGAGGTGCTCGTCGCCCCCTCCTTCGAGCCCGAGGCGCTCGAGGTGCTGAAGACCAAGAAGAACCTGCGCCTGCTGCAGCTGCCCGACTACTACGCGCCCGTCGAGACGGAGTTCAAGCAGATCTCGGGAGGCGTGCTGCTGCAGGAGCCCGACCGCTTCACGGGCGGCCCGGGCGAGGTCAGCTCGGGCTGGACGCTCGTCGCGGGCGAGGCCGCCGACGCCGACACGCTCCTCGACCTCGAGTTCGCGTGGAAGGCCTGCCGCGCCGTGAAGTCGAACGCGATCCTCCTCGCCAAGGGCGGCGCCTCCGTCGGCGTCGGCATGGGCCAGGTCAACCGCGTCGACTCCTGCCACCTCGCCGTCACCCGCGCCGGCGACCGCGCCCCCGGATCGGTCGCCGCCTCGGACGCGTTCTTCCCGTTCGCGGACGGCCTCGAGGTGCTCCTCGCCGCCGGAGTGAAGGCGGTCGTGCAGCCCGGAGGCTCCGTCCGCGACGCCGAGGTCATCGAGGCCGCCAAGCGCGCGGGCATCACGATGTACACGA
- the purN gene encoding phosphoribosylglycinamide formyltransferase, producing MLKLVVLISGGGSNLRALLEASSDAHFPARVVAVGSDTEAEGLRHAEAFDVPSFLVSPHAFPTRDAWGDELLACIREWEPDLVVCAGFMRILPPGVVEALSPRMINTHPALLPLFPGAHAVRDALAAGAVETGVTVHVIDTGVDTGPVIAQESLAVLPGESEHALHERIKTIERRLLVQTVLDIAHGTVDLEDLSRA from the coding sequence GTGCTGAAGTTGGTCGTACTCATCTCCGGCGGCGGCTCCAACCTCCGCGCACTCCTGGAGGCCTCGAGCGACGCCCACTTCCCGGCCCGCGTCGTCGCCGTGGGAAGCGACACCGAGGCCGAGGGGCTGCGCCACGCCGAGGCGTTCGACGTCCCCTCGTTCCTCGTCTCGCCGCACGCGTTCCCGACCCGTGACGCCTGGGGCGACGAGCTCCTCGCGTGCATCCGCGAGTGGGAGCCCGACCTCGTCGTCTGCGCCGGCTTCATGCGCATCCTGCCGCCCGGTGTCGTCGAGGCGCTCAGCCCGCGGATGATCAACACGCACCCCGCGCTGCTCCCGCTGTTCCCGGGCGCGCACGCCGTCCGCGACGCGCTGGCCGCCGGAGCCGTGGAGACCGGAGTGACGGTCCACGTCATCGACACCGGAGTCGACACCGGCCCGGTCATCGCCCAGGAGAGCCTCGCCGTGCTCCCCGGCGAGAGCGAGCACGCGCTGCACGAGCGCATCAAGACCATCGAGCGTCGCCTGCTGGTGCAGACGGTGCTCGACATCGCCCACGGAACCGTCGATCTCGAGGACCTCTCCCGCGCATGA
- a CDS encoding DUF6350 family protein, producing the protein MNRITVALLAAFDAALSALIGIAIPLVPLTVLWAVQYDTAIDWGVFWRIAADSWLLGHGADLRASLAPDSPLALALPGGTEAFTVTIAPLAFALLTVLLGARTGRRAQESPFRFIGFVVAVGTYLLLAFLVSVGSSTGVASIDVVQGTVLPALVFALGVALGAVTHSARSGEPDRLGELARETLERVPAPGPSLVLASLRGGALAASAVIGVAGVVVAVLLVVNYSSVVALYEGLGGEALGGLALTLGQLEFLPNLVVWAASWLVGPGFAIGAGSSVGPAGTLLGPVPSIPMLAALPQGDLAFGFLGVLVPLLAGFVAGWRLRRAVIEGLDGRSLLRWGAAAAGGIGVVGGLLLGLLAWFSAGSAGPGRLVQVGPDPLLVGAVAALELAVAAGIGLASGRSSRD; encoded by the coding sequence ATGAACCGGATCACCGTCGCCCTCCTCGCCGCCTTCGACGCCGCGCTCTCGGCACTGATCGGGATCGCGATTCCGCTCGTCCCGCTGACCGTGCTCTGGGCGGTGCAGTACGACACCGCGATCGACTGGGGCGTCTTCTGGCGCATCGCCGCCGACTCCTGGCTGCTCGGCCACGGGGCCGACCTGCGGGCGAGCCTCGCCCCCGACTCACCGCTCGCCCTCGCGCTGCCGGGCGGCACGGAGGCGTTCACCGTCACCATCGCGCCCCTCGCCTTCGCGCTCCTCACGGTCCTCCTGGGCGCGCGCACCGGGCGGCGGGCGCAGGAGTCGCCGTTCCGCTTCATCGGCTTCGTCGTGGCGGTCGGCACCTACCTCCTCCTCGCGTTCCTGGTGAGCGTCGGCTCCTCGACCGGCGTCGCGTCCATCGACGTCGTGCAGGGCACGGTCCTGCCGGCGCTGGTGTTCGCGCTCGGAGTCGCGCTCGGTGCCGTGACCCACTCGGCGCGGAGCGGCGAGCCCGACCGGCTGGGCGAGCTCGCCCGCGAGACGCTCGAGCGGGTGCCCGCTCCCGGGCCGTCGCTGGTGCTCGCGTCGCTGCGGGGCGGGGCGCTCGCGGCGTCCGCCGTGATCGGGGTGGCCGGAGTGGTCGTGGCGGTCCTCCTCGTCGTGAACTACTCGTCGGTCGTCGCGCTCTACGAGGGCCTGGGCGGCGAGGCGCTCGGCGGCCTCGCCCTCACGCTGGGGCAGCTGGAGTTCCTCCCGAACCTCGTGGTCTGGGCGGCGAGCTGGCTCGTGGGCCCGGGCTTCGCGATCGGCGCGGGCTCGTCGGTCGGCCCGGCGGGAACGCTCCTCGGGCCGGTGCCCTCGATCCCGATGCTCGCCGCGCTGCCGCAGGGCGACCTCGCCTTCGGCTTCCTCGGAGTCCTCGTGCCGCTGCTGGCGGGCTTCGTCGCCGGCTGGCGGCTGCGCCGCGCCGTCATCGAGGGTCTCGACGGCCGGTCGCTGCTGCGCTGGGGGGCGGCCGCGGCGGGCGGCATCGGCGTCGTCGGCGGACTGCTGCTCGGCCTGCTCGCCTGGTTCTCGGCGGGGTCGGCGGGGCCCGGGCGCCTCGTGCAGGTCGGTCCGGATCCGCTCCTGGTGGGCGCGGTCGCGGCTCTCGAGCTGGCCGTCGCCGCGGGCATCGGGCTCGCCTCCGGACGCTCGTCGCGCGACTGA
- a CDS encoding TMEM175 family protein, with protein sequence MTRASDGRRTERGLDRLVNFTDATVAIAITFLVLPLVDVVEEGGSPDLGTLLSENWGTLSAFFITFAVIGRLWLVHHAVFEGVARYSAALVTANFVWLAAIVLLPFAANLLSNVFETDPSVFALYIGTMIVASTATLAMQVILRRDPELLVPGVDPLRSSARSVIVIALLAAALVLAVTVPAVNMLALLLLLLSGPIERLVRRGRASEALRQTRTERGLDRLVNFSDATVAIAITILVLPLVQLAPEIGREGGGVGALLDQHRDSLLAFALSFGLIAVFWVPHHRVFELARDYDAGLVWLDLLWLASIAFFPFATSALAQLPDSRATIGLYIGTMVVMSGALVLIEWRLLRRPGLLREGVGPVRLTHALVPFGLLSLALALALLVPAVGLWWLLLLTLQRPLWRLTARRGDR encoded by the coding sequence ATGACGAGGGCATCGGACGGCCGGCGGACCGAGCGCGGGCTCGACCGGCTCGTCAACTTCACCGACGCGACCGTCGCCATCGCGATCACCTTCCTCGTGCTCCCGCTCGTCGACGTGGTCGAGGAGGGCGGCTCCCCCGACCTCGGGACGCTGCTGTCCGAGAACTGGGGCACGCTCTCGGCGTTCTTCATCACGTTCGCGGTGATCGGCCGGCTGTGGCTGGTGCACCACGCGGTGTTCGAGGGAGTGGCGCGATACTCCGCAGCGCTCGTCACGGCGAACTTCGTCTGGCTCGCCGCGATCGTGCTGCTCCCCTTCGCCGCGAACCTGCTCTCGAACGTGTTCGAGACCGACCCGAGCGTCTTCGCCCTCTACATCGGGACGATGATCGTCGCGAGCACGGCGACCCTGGCGATGCAGGTGATCCTCCGGCGCGACCCCGAGCTGCTCGTGCCGGGAGTGGATCCACTGCGCTCCTCCGCGCGCTCGGTGATCGTGATCGCGCTGCTCGCCGCCGCGCTGGTGCTCGCCGTGACGGTGCCGGCGGTGAACATGCTCGCCCTGCTCCTCCTCCTGCTGTCGGGCCCGATCGAGCGGCTCGTGCGCCGCGGCCGGGCGTCGGAGGCGCTGCGGCAGACCCGCACGGAACGCGGGCTCGACCGCCTCGTCAACTTCTCGGACGCCACCGTCGCCATCGCGATCACGATCCTCGTGCTGCCGCTCGTCCAGCTCGCCCCCGAGATCGGGCGCGAGGGCGGAGGCGTCGGTGCGCTCCTCGATCAGCATCGCGACTCGCTGCTCGCCTTCGCGCTGTCCTTCGGCCTGATCGCCGTGTTCTGGGTGCCGCACCACCGCGTCTTCGAGCTCGCGCGCGACTACGACGCGGGCCTGGTCTGGCTCGACCTGCTCTGGCTCGCCTCGATCGCGTTCTTCCCGTTCGCGACGAGCGCGCTCGCGCAGCTGCCCGACTCGCGGGCGACCATCGGGCTCTACATCGGCACGATGGTGGTGATGAGCGGCGCACTCGTGCTGATCGAGTGGCGACTGCTGCGTCGGCCGGGGCTGCTGCGCGAGGGAGTCGGCCCGGTGCGGCTGACGCACGCGCTCGTCCCGTTCGGCCTGCTGTCGCTGGCGCTGGCGCTCGCGCTGCTCGTTCCGGCGGTCGGGCTGTGGTGGCTGCTGCTGCTCACACTGCAGCGGCCGCTGTGGCGGCTGACCGCGCGCCGCGGCGACCGCTAG
- a CDS encoding LLM class flavin-dependent oxidoreductase — MTRRLGLDFLTFVPYPEGPERPGDAAQSLEDGLALFELAEELGYDTGWVRVRHFERFLASPMTFFAAASQRTRRLRLGTAVIGARYESPVRLAEDAATVDLLSGGRLDLGVSGGFAHLSSVFDGVFGQADREFRAEAQERIVRLREALSGATLGIAESALMSVPVGDPLIQQPHAPGLADRLWYGAGTTSSAVRAGEQGMHLQVSTLNTEETGLPFAEQQAAQIRAYREAFAAAHPGRTSRVTAGRIVLPLLSAADEEAHRPFIDGYLGRMDEDGRPRTADRSIIAAPMRFSPLHLGGVDEIVASLNADPALAEADALTITLPAVGGVESHRRILRAVAEEIAPRLR; from the coding sequence GTGACCCGCCGCCTCGGACTCGACTTCCTGACCTTCGTGCCGTACCCGGAGGGGCCCGAGCGGCCCGGAGACGCGGCGCAGAGCCTCGAGGACGGCCTCGCGCTGTTCGAGCTGGCGGAGGAGCTCGGCTACGACACCGGCTGGGTGCGCGTGCGCCACTTCGAGCGCTTCCTGGCCTCGCCGATGACCTTCTTCGCGGCCGCCTCGCAGCGCACGCGCCGCCTCCGCCTGGGCACCGCGGTGATCGGGGCGCGCTACGAGTCCCCGGTGCGGCTCGCCGAAGACGCGGCGACCGTCGACCTGCTCTCGGGAGGCCGGCTCGACCTCGGCGTGAGCGGCGGCTTCGCCCACCTCTCCTCCGTCTTCGACGGCGTGTTCGGCCAGGCCGACCGCGAGTTCCGCGCCGAGGCGCAGGAGCGGATCGTGCGCCTGCGCGAGGCCCTCTCGGGGGCGACGCTCGGCATCGCCGAGTCGGCGCTGATGTCGGTGCCGGTCGGCGATCCGCTGATCCAACAGCCGCACGCCCCGGGACTCGCCGACCGCCTCTGGTACGGCGCGGGCACCACGTCGTCCGCGGTGCGCGCGGGCGAGCAGGGCATGCACCTCCAGGTCTCCACGCTCAACACGGAGGAGACGGGGCTGCCGTTCGCCGAGCAGCAGGCCGCGCAGATCCGCGCCTACCGCGAGGCCTTCGCCGCGGCCCACCCCGGCCGCACGTCGCGGGTGACCGCCGGGCGCATCGTCCTCCCGCTGCTCAGCGCGGCCGACGAGGAGGCGCACCGGCCGTTCATCGACGGCTACCTCGGGCGGATGGACGAGGACGGCCGCCCCCGCACCGCCGACCGCTCGATCATCGCCGCGCCGATGCGCTTCAGCCCGCTCCACCTCGGCGGTGTCGACGAGATCGTCGCGTCCCTGAACGCCGATCCGGCCCTCGCAGAGGCGGACGCCCTCACGATCACGCTGCCCGCGGTCGGCGGGGTCGAGTCGCACCGGAGGATCCTCCGCGCGGTCGCGGAGGAAATCGCTCCCCGCCTGCGCTAG
- the sucD gene encoding succinate--CoA ligase subunit alpha produces MSIFLNKDSKVIVQGITGGEGTKHTALMLKAGTNVVGGVNARKAGTTVTHGDVELPVFGTVKEAIEATGADVSIAFVPPAFSKDAVIEAIDAEIGLLVVITEGIPVQDSAEFWAYAQEKGNKTRIIGPNCPGIITPGESLVGITPATITGKGPIGLVSKSGTLTYQMMYELRDLGFSTAIGIGGDPIIGTTHIDALAAFEADPETKAIVMIGEIGGDAEERAADFIKANVTKPVVGYVAGFTAPEGKTMGHAGAIVSGSAGTAQAKKEALEAAGVKVGKTPSETADLLREVFATL; encoded by the coding sequence ATGTCGATCTTCCTCAACAAGGACTCCAAGGTCATCGTCCAGGGCATCACCGGCGGCGAGGGCACCAAGCACACCGCGCTGATGCTCAAGGCCGGCACGAACGTCGTCGGCGGCGTCAACGCCCGCAAGGCCGGCACGACCGTCACCCACGGCGACGTCGAGCTGCCCGTCTTCGGCACCGTCAAGGAGGCCATCGAGGCCACCGGCGCCGACGTCTCGATCGCGTTCGTCCCGCCCGCCTTCTCGAAGGACGCCGTCATCGAGGCGATCGACGCCGAGATCGGCCTCCTCGTCGTCATCACCGAGGGCATCCCGGTGCAGGACTCGGCCGAGTTCTGGGCCTACGCGCAGGAGAAGGGCAACAAGACCCGCATCATCGGGCCGAACTGCCCCGGCATCATCACGCCGGGCGAGTCGCTCGTCGGCATCACGCCCGCGACCATCACGGGCAAGGGACCGATCGGCCTCGTCTCGAAGTCGGGCACCCTGACCTACCAGATGATGTACGAGCTGCGCGACCTGGGCTTCTCGACCGCCATCGGCATCGGCGGCGACCCGATCATCGGCACGACGCACATCGACGCGCTCGCCGCGTTCGAGGCCGACCCCGAGACGAAGGCGATCGTGATGATCGGCGAGATCGGCGGAGACGCCGAGGAGCGCGCCGCCGACTTCATCAAGGCCAACGTCACCAAGCCGGTCGTCGGCTACGTCGCGGGCTTCACGGCTCCCGAGGGCAAGACGATGGGCCACGCCGGCGCGATCGTCTCGGGCTCGGCGGGCACCGCGCAGGCCAAGAAGGAGGCCCTCGAGGCCGCGGGCGTGAAGGTCGGCAAGACGCCGTCCGAGACGGCCGACCTCCTGCGCGAGGTCTTCGCGACCCTCTAG
- the sucC gene encoding ADP-forming succinate--CoA ligase subunit beta, producing the protein MDLFEYQARDLFEKYGVPVLPGIVADTPEEVRAAAEKLGGVTVVKAQVKIGGRGKAGGVKVAKTADDAFAAAQSILGLDIKGHVVKRVMVAGGARIDREFYFSVLLDRANRSYLSLTSYEGGMEIEQLAVERPDALARVEVVPGQGIDLAKAEEIARAAKFPEELIAKVAPVLVTLYDVYTGEDATLVEVNPLVLTEEGDIVALDGKVSLDENAGFRHPEHAALEDKDAADPLEAKAKENDLNYVKLDGEVGIIGNGAGLVMSTLDVVAYAGERHGGVKPANFLDIGGGASAQVMANGLDVILGDEQVKSVFVNVFGGITACDAVANGILQALEILGDSATKPLVVRLDGNKVEEGRAILEAAANPLITLAATMDEGADKAAALAAA; encoded by the coding sequence GTGGATCTCTTCGAATACCAGGCCCGTGATCTGTTCGAGAAGTACGGCGTCCCCGTGCTCCCGGGCATCGTCGCCGATACGCCCGAGGAGGTGCGCGCCGCGGCCGAGAAGCTGGGCGGCGTCACCGTCGTCAAGGCGCAGGTGAAGATCGGCGGCCGCGGCAAGGCCGGCGGCGTCAAGGTCGCGAAGACCGCCGACGACGCCTTCGCGGCCGCGCAGTCGATCCTCGGACTCGACATCAAGGGCCACGTCGTCAAGCGCGTCATGGTCGCCGGCGGCGCCCGCATCGACCGCGAGTTCTACTTCTCGGTCCTGCTCGACCGCGCCAACCGCTCCTACCTCTCGCTCACCTCCTACGAGGGCGGCATGGAGATCGAGCAGCTCGCCGTCGAGCGCCCCGACGCCCTCGCACGCGTCGAGGTCGTCCCCGGCCAGGGCATCGACCTCGCCAAGGCCGAGGAGATCGCCCGCGCGGCGAAGTTCCCTGAGGAGCTGATCGCCAAGGTCGCCCCCGTGCTCGTCACGCTCTACGACGTCTACACCGGCGAGGACGCGACCCTCGTCGAGGTGAACCCGCTCGTCCTCACCGAGGAGGGCGACATCGTCGCGCTCGACGGCAAGGTCTCGCTCGACGAGAACGCCGGCTTCCGCCACCCCGAGCACGCTGCGCTCGAGGACAAGGACGCCGCCGACCCGCTCGAGGCGAAGGCCAAGGAGAACGACCTCAACTACGTGAAGCTCGACGGCGAGGTCGGCATCATCGGCAACGGCGCGGGCCTCGTCATGTCCACGCTCGACGTCGTCGCCTACGCGGGCGAGCGCCACGGCGGCGTGAAGCCGGCCAACTTCCTCGACATCGGCGGCGGAGCCTCCGCCCAGGTGATGGCGAACGGCCTCGACGTGATCCTCGGCGACGAGCAGGTCAAGAGCGTCTTCGTCAACGTCTTCGGAGGCATCACCGCCTGCGACGCCGTCGCCAACGGCATCCTGCAGGCGCTCGAGATCCTCGGCGACTCGGCGACCAAGCCGCTCGTCGTGCGCCTCGACGGCAACAAGGTCGAGGAGGGCCGCGCGATCCTCGAGGCCGCCGCCAACCCGCTCATCACCCTGGCCGCGACGATGGACGAGGGCGCCGACAAGGCCGCCGCACTCGCCGCCGCGTAA
- a CDS encoding oxygenase MpaB family protein — MPSSARPPAQRDVFREGVFLVAGARAILLQVAHPSVGAGVAEHSDFAHRALGRLHGTLGYLYALHYGSEEDVRTVRRRVNRAHGPVRGAGYTAFDPELQRWVAATLTQSMLQLHEGAFGRLSAEEADEIVHRSRVVGTALQMPEELWPASRAAFDAYWEAEVARLEVTPAARRVAHDLLGGGIAARWLRPFGPYLRLMTAGLLPPAVRAGFGFRWTPRQEARFERALERTFAVYRLLPAAVRTAPSRYYLARVRAESLRSRE, encoded by the coding sequence GTGCCCTCCTCCGCCCGACCTCCCGCTCAGCGCGACGTCTTCCGCGAGGGCGTCTTCCTCGTCGCGGGGGCGCGGGCGATCCTGCTGCAGGTGGCGCATCCGTCGGTCGGCGCGGGCGTCGCCGAGCACTCCGACTTCGCGCACCGCGCCCTCGGCCGCCTCCACGGCACCCTCGGCTACCTCTACGCCCTGCACTACGGGTCGGAGGAGGACGTCCGCACCGTGCGCAGGCGCGTGAACCGCGCCCACGGGCCGGTCCGCGGTGCGGGCTACACCGCGTTCGACCCCGAGCTGCAGCGCTGGGTGGCCGCGACGCTCACGCAGTCGATGCTGCAGCTGCACGAGGGGGCCTTCGGGCGGCTGAGCGCCGAGGAGGCCGACGAGATCGTGCACCGCTCGCGCGTCGTCGGCACGGCGCTGCAGATGCCCGAGGAGCTCTGGCCCGCCTCGCGCGCCGCCTTCGACGCCTACTGGGAGGCGGAGGTCGCACGCCTCGAGGTCACCCCCGCGGCGAGGCGGGTCGCGCACGACCTGCTCGGCGGCGGCATCGCGGCCCGGTGGCTGCGCCCGTTCGGCCCCTACCTCCGCCTGATGACCGCCGGGCTCCTGCCGCCCGCCGTCCGCGCCGGCTTCGGCTTCCGCTGGACGCCGCGCCAGGAGGCGCGGTTCGAGCGCGCCCTCGAGCGCACCTTCGCGGTCTACCGCCTACTGCCCGCGGCCGTCCGGACGGCACCCAGCCGCTACTACCTGGCCCGGGTGCGGGCCGAGTCGCTCAGAAGCCGGGAGTGA
- a CDS encoding universal stress protein — translation MDAVVVGVSGSDRSVDALRWALDFSRAHRLPADLVTVVEPVRARLAGADAEHRRLAGEILEEARALAVAEFPEVRTRTRLLEGEPVHALADAAPARALLVLGAHPLARRGGAVSAPIAIRVAAASRSAVALIPGATAEPRVGVAVGVDGSEVSLEAIRLAATEADRLGEPLLALHAWQLPGAWADSVPVERIVIDAIEEDENLVLAESLVGLRDTCPDLEVRPMLVRGDPVERLAALAASSRLLVVGSHGRGAFLRLLLGSVSHSLALTVPGPLVILRHRSLTR, via the coding sequence ATGGACGCGGTCGTGGTCGGAGTCAGCGGTTCGGATCGGAGCGTCGACGCCCTGCGCTGGGCGCTGGACTTCTCGAGGGCCCATCGGCTGCCGGCCGATCTGGTGACGGTGGTCGAACCGGTGCGGGCCCGCCTCGCCGGCGCGGATGCGGAGCACCGACGGCTCGCGGGCGAGATCCTCGAGGAGGCGCGAGCCCTCGCCGTGGCCGAGTTCCCCGAGGTGCGCACCCGGACGCGGCTGCTCGAGGGCGAGCCGGTGCACGCGCTCGCCGACGCGGCGCCCGCCCGTGCCCTGCTCGTCCTCGGCGCCCACCCGCTGGCCCGGCGCGGAGGCGCGGTGAGCGCTCCGATCGCGATCCGCGTGGCGGCGGCGTCGCGCTCGGCCGTCGCGCTGATCCCCGGTGCGACGGCGGAGCCCCGGGTCGGCGTCGCGGTCGGCGTCGACGGCTCCGAGGTCTCGCTCGAGGCGATCCGGCTCGCCGCGACCGAGGCCGATCGCCTCGGCGAGCCGCTCCTCGCCCTGCACGCGTGGCAGCTGCCGGGCGCGTGGGCCGACTCGGTGCCGGTCGAGCGGATCGTCATCGACGCGATCGAGGAGGACGAGAACCTCGTGCTCGCCGAGTCGCTGGTGGGCCTTCGCGACACGTGCCCCGATCTCGAGGTGCGGCCGATGCTCGTGCGCGGCGATCCGGTCGAGCGGCTCGCCGCGCTGGCCGCCTCGAGCCGGCTGCTCGTGGTGGGGAGCCACGGCCGCGGTGCCTTCCTCCGTCTGCTGCTGGGCTCCGTCAGCCACAGCCTGGCGCTGACGGTCCCCGGCCCCCTCGTGATCCTCCGGCACCGCTCGCTCACTCGCTGA